tttaaactgtgttttcaaattttctttaaccTAATGTTAATCATTACATGTACCTGATTCTCCTttgtttaccttttttattattcaacTTGAGATGTTGATggattttttatgattttgGTGATAACCTTCACGTCCTTGTACATTACTGAGTTGTGAATTATGGTGGACTTCAAATATTGATTGACAAACcttgcaaaaattttaagtatATTGTTCTTGCTTTTTGTAATTATGATTGCTTTTGTCATTATCTCGCTTTAGAGAGATTATTTAAAGGATTAATGAAAACACCTTAAAATGGTCATTACATacaataattatttatgatTTGATTCATTCAGCGTTTAATATGTGTACTTTCAAGTGTGATCGAACTGACTTTTAGCGTCACTTActaaatgtttttgttgttgTGGGTTAAAGATCGAAAACAATTCTTCGTTGTAGATTGTTCGTTTTTGAGAATAAAAACTAAGAAAACACGTTTGCgatgaaatgaaattaacgaacttcttttttttgttaatcgAAGTATAGTTTGTTCGATTCCGCAAAGACAAGAGAACATTGAAATATTGATTTGTGTGAAACAGCGAAATCAAGTATACCTCGTTAATTAGCGCGGCAAGTAGGATCCTGCGGATTCATAGACGTTCCTTTGGAGGCGAAGCGTTATTAGGATTTTCATACCCGTTGTGCAGCTTTTCGTCGCCTTGTTTTTCTAGAATGATGCGGGATGAATTGAATATGCGGAAGCTACAGATGTGCAAAAACTAGGCATAAACCTCGCTTGCCTTCTTAGTTTGCTAGGCAATGTGAAGCAAATGGTCATAATCCAAGTGATACGCCTGACAGAGacaatttaatttgtaaattatttttatcattgtttttatcCTCTGATGTTACAATGTATTCATTGATATCGCATTTCGGCATTCCGATGTTCAACCCCGGTATGCGAGAAGGTGTTGGCCGCTTTTTTCGGTATCaaagttgaaattttaGATGACTAATCTTATGTTAATTAAAGATAAGAGGACGAAGTTTGCTGAAATCAAGTACAGGTTTTGATTGACTAGGCATCCTCACTAATGGTGTGAGAGAAATCTGTTAGGATATGCAAGCTGTCATTTCTCACTTTTTCAATGTTGGAAACCTGTACACAGACAATGCATACTCTTTTCTATATCAATTTGCAAACTAGATGGCAGCTCATTGTTCTGTGAATAATCAGATTAAGGTACTGAACAACGGAATATGGATTGCAATGTTCTTTGAAGATCTAGAAGGGGAAACCATTTTTGTTagttaaaagttttatttttttgttttaagtTACTAGTTAttgtctttattttcttattttcctttctcTGTGCACTAAtattaaatgattttactCTTACTATTTACCAATTCTCTTGAGCAGATGAAGAGAggaatattttaaaaaattagtgTAATCCACGATAACGTacaatttgctttttcagAAATCACACACGATTTCGTTAGTAAGTTTAGCCGAACTTTAGAGTTGTGCCTTATACAGATATCTAGAGATCATTTCTGTATAGCGAGCGACCTTTAGTACGACACACTTAGCAAAGTCAATGACGTTTCAGTCAAACAAGTGACTTATATAGGATTCATACGTGCATCCCATTTCATCGTTTGCCAACATGTCCCTCGCTTGGAAAAATGAGTTATTGaagcttttaaaagaaaatgtcgACTCCAGTGGAGTTATTCATCCCGAATACTTCCAGCTGGCAACTTTACCCACTGGTAATGAAATTTACCCCAGAAATCGTACTGTAGCTATTCGAGGATTTGTCGGTACAGGATGGCATAAACCACGTCCCGATGATGTGCTAGCTACAGATTTATTGGTATTCTCTACGGATATTGCTTCTCACAAAGCTGCTGAGATTGCTGAGcagcaaaaaaatacattccCCTCTGGACCCATACCGAACGCATTTGAAATGTGTGGATGGTTACCAAAGACAATGCAGCAAATTCGTATTTCCGGTCAAATTTGGTTATACACACCAGAACTTGCCGACCGAAATGAATTTCCCGCAGACAAGTTGATCCAGgatcatttaataaacagCAATGGCCGCATTCCCGAAGAATGGTCTTGGGAAGAGGAAAGAAGACGTATTTGGGAGTTACATAGTCCTGAACTTCGCGCTTCCTTTTCTACTCCTCCTTCATACTCCAAATACCAAGGCGATGTGAAGGTGTCACCTTTACCTTCTACCCTCACTGGAAAAGAAGATCCCGGGGTTATTGAAGCTTGGAAGACTGCTTGGGGTAGATTTTCTCTTGTTGTTTGTGAGGCTAACGAAGTCGAGTTTTTGAATCTTACCCCTCCTCCAGGAAAGCGCGTTTTGCACAATAGAGATCTAAACACGAAACAATGGTCCTCCACTCGTGTCAATGTCTAAatgttttccttttttttcgcaCATCCTTTATGAATTGATTGCTCTTGATAAACGTGCAATACTTATGAACTACGAATATTAACTTATAATGATTACTCCTAACATTTtggttctttttttttgtggaGTATATGAAAAAGGTCTGATTCCCTCAAATTTGCCTAGCTTACAATTCGGTGGGTTTTGTagttgaatttttttttagtactGAAGCATAATACTGAGTACAAACTACAAACTCAGTGTATTCCGAATTTTctaatgtttatttacGTTGTTAAACAACTAAATTATCACTTATCCTATGTCAAATTTCCAATCCGGCCACTTGATGAACTATTTAcgtttataataaataaaaaattatgaaaattGTGTGTATTAAAGTACTTACAGGAAGacattgtaaaaaattgttgcgAGATTAAGCAAATAGGCCAACCTACCTGCTAATGATGatcatttattaaaagatcTTACCTgtataatattatattaagGTTATTACTATATGGCttgttttattatcttATATTGTCTTACGCAGGTAGAAATgtagcaaaaaaaagggaataAAGCACCACATAAGAAACACAATGTCTTATTTGAAGGGACGGTGAATTGCCAAgtcatttaattttatcgAATCAGTATTCATAGAACCGTAAAGGTCCCCGTTGAGTTAAGTGGCATTATTGAATACATGTGTGGATCTTAACTTATTAACGatacaaatttaaaaccTGTTAACGTATTCCTTACTATACATTAAATACTTTAAGGAATTTTACCAAATTGGCTTATACATTGGATTATTAGTACTCGGTTACATAAGGGATTAGCAATTTCAAATACAGGATTGCTCAtccatcattttttaagcatTGCTGTTATTTAAGCTCATCTAGATCAgaacttctttttctctctaAAGTATAGAACACTTGGTTTACAGAGTGACATACACTTCAGTTTGTCAGTTTATTGAGAAATAGGGACGGTATTGCTAGCTACTGGAACCAAACCCACCTTTACTTTGCTTTAGtcttttcttgttttcttctgtctttcttttgcaTTGAGCTTTTCATCGCTTTTGTTTGGTGAACAATATTATTCAATTTAGAGGTACATATTAATTTGTAATAACAATGTCTATAAGCTTTTCGGAATTGGTAGCTAAGACATTGTTGGACTTAGAGGTTAAAGTTGTTTTTGGCATTGTTGGCATTCCCGTAATCGAAATTTGTGAGGCTATCCAAGCAAGTGGAATTCGGTTTGTCGGGTTTCGCAATGAGCAAAGCGCAGCTTATGCAGCGACTGCCTATGGCTATTTAACTCAGCGCCCTGGGGTCTGTGTCGTGGTAGGCGGTCCTGGCGTTGTACATGCCATGGCCGGTGTTTTCAATTCTAAAACCAATCGATGGCCTTTGCTGCTTTTGGCTGGATCCAGTGAAACATTTCAGCAAAACTGTGGGGCCTTCCAAGAATTGGACCAGGTTTCTTACTTATCACCTCATACGAAATTAGCCGTGCGCCCCCCAAGTCCCAAAATGGTTGTTGATTCCATTCGAAGAGCGTATCGTGTCTCCATGACCGGCACTCCTGGAACATGCTATGTTGACTTGCCAGCAAATTATATTGAATCTACTGTCGATGACTTTCCTAAAGACCCTCTACCCCCAATTCCTAGTTCTCCCAAATGTGCACCTGATCCAACACAGCTTCAGAAGGCTGCatactatttaaaaaatgcaaaggCACCTCTGCTTGTCGTTGGTAAAGGTGCCGCATATGCCTGCGCTGAAAAACAGCTCTTGGAATTTGTTGAACATACTGGCATTCCGTTTCTTCCGAGTCCCATGGGCAAAGGTTTGTTACCAGAATCGCATCCCTTAAATGTGTCTTCGGCAAGGTCAGCTGCTCTTCGTAATGCAGATGTAGTGCTCTTAGCAGGGGCACGTTTAAATTGGATATTTCAATATGGTCTTCCACCAAAGTGGTCTCCTAATGCcaaatttattcaaattgaTACCAATGCTGAAACTTTAGGAAACAATGCTGCAGATTTGGATTTAGCAATTTGGGCTGATGTAGGTCTGACAATAGATTGTCTTTTTAAGCTCGTTCAAACTTGGAAGTACAGTGTTGGCATCTCGACCCCTTACCTTCGCACGTTAAATGAAACCCGATCCAAGAATGAGAAAAAGGCTCTTGAATCTCGAAAGTCCAGTATACCGTTGCAAATGAATTATGCTTTGTATGTCGTGAATGAGGAGCTACAAAGCTTATCGCTCAAATCAAAGCGTAATATCACTTGGGTTTCTGAAGGCGCCAATACAATGGACCGGGGCCGTCAGCTTTTAGAAGTAACTCATCCACGTGGTCGACTGGATGCAGGCACTATGTCAACAATGGGAGTTGGTATGGGATATGCTATTGCCAGCGCATTTGCCCATTCATCCGACAAAATAGTGGTAGTTGAGGGTGATAGTGCTTTTGGCTTTAGCGCCATGGAACTGGAAACCGCCATACGCAACCAGCTGGATCTTTTGGTAATTGTAATCAATAATAATGGTGTTTACCATGGATTAGATACTGATGCTTATGAAACTTTACGTGATAATCACCAATTACCGACTACTGCCTTAGGCACTAGTATACGTTATGATCAAATTTGCGAAGCATGTGGTGGTAAAGGTTTCTTTGTAaagaatgaagaagatttgAGAAGTTCCCTCAGGAAAGCATGGCAAACCTCATCTGTATCTCTCATAAATGTTATGGTGGACCCGGAGGCTGCTCGAAAATTGGTAAGTATTAATGGAATGAATTAGGTATAAGAACAAGCTAACAATCACTAGACATTTGCATGGATGAGCAGTACCAAAGTGAAACCAAAGTTATGACCatcatttaattaaaaatagaaGAAGTGATGTTCTTTTACGATTCTTAAAAATCGGAATACAGTTATTGTTGCTATTCAAATAAAGtcgtttattaaaaaaaagtattaaatataatctaaaggaaattaaaaatattaaaaaatataaagataGTGATAAAACAGCAGAATTAAATAAGCTTAGAGTATGCTTGTTCTATGTCCTTCAGCAACCATTCCTTAGTAGAATTACGATTTCTTCTTAAAGGTAAAGCACCTTCATATGTACCATTATTAGGCTGAGCTGGTAAATCTAATATATGCGAAAGAATGCCATAAATTTCGGTGTTCTGGAACGGTGCAAGCTTCTTTCCCTTAAAATTCTTAAAAGAAGATCCTGAAGCGATAAAAAGTGCTCTCATCACTGGAGACAAATTGTCATAACCATGTACACCCAAAGGCTCATACTCCAACTCCGGTGAATGATCCAGCATCGAGACAAGAGACCATCCAACATCCGGGATCATCCAAACGGGAGCTattctttcattatttgAGTAATGCCATCGAGAAGGTATATCTTTCTTTGAATAAACATTCCAATTCTCAGCAGAAGGTAATGACGAGCGAGAATAATTAACAAGACTTTCGTAAATGTACTCATCATCTAAATCAGATTCTCCTCTAAAACCTCCTAACGGCCAAGCATCTCTGTGTGCAACGGCAGACAAATTAAACATATTATCCAGCCAGATAAGACGATTATCGGATGTAGGCGCCATTCCATGAtcacttaaaaaaataatgttgaCATGCTTATcgatatttcttttcttcagtCCTTCAATTAGTTCACCAATTACGATATCAACTTCTTGAATTATGATATTCAGTTCAGGCGAATCCGGTCCAAATGCGTGCCCAACCATATCTACATGGGGAGCATAAGCAAGTAATAACTGAGGGCGGTCTTTATCAGGAAGATCCAGCCATTCGAGTATTctatctttcttttctcttagAGTCGTATCAAAATTGAAACCATCCGAATAAGTAGGTCTGTAACCATGATTCTCCACTTCATTTCCAGGCCACATATGTACCGCTGATCGAACGTTATTTCGCTCAGCGTTGACCCATATAGGCTCCCCTTTATCCCACCAAGTTGGGTCTTTGTTACATTCAGGCATACTGTTGACAAATTGCTTCCCAGTTACAGGATCAAAAAAGTTGTTACTAACGATTCCATGGCTCTCGGGATATAAACCGGTAACAATAGTATAGTGATTAGGGAAAGTTATACTaggaaaagaaggaatcAAAAAGGGAACATGGACATTACGTTCAGCCAGGCTCAGAAGATTAGGTGTGAACCCACGATATAAGTAATCAGCACGGAATCCATCCAAGGAGATTACGATGACAGTGGACTGAAAAACATTGGTCCCATTGTTGAAGGAACCTCCAACGAtaggaaaaataattgctttgaagcaaaataatttcacAATTGCCAATATCAGAATTCCTAAAATGCAAATAGCGGCAATTGCTAGTCCCGATCGTTTTGCCCATTGATTCAAATAAGCCTTTCGATCATTTTTCAAAGGCAAATACTCGTTGGACCCAATATTAGCCCAACTAAACATTTCGGCGAATGttcaaaatcaatgatATAAAGGAGTATTGTTAGGTATATCATATAATCTGTCAAATAATACTTACTTGAATAACGATGcgaaaaatattgttaaaatcatttaacGCTTTCAAAGATATGCGGTAAACACTTTGTTCTAACTTACTTCAATTCGTAAACTATTCAGTCCTCTTAAATGTTCTGTCGTATAGGAAATGTCATCCTTTGAAACGTTTAGTGAAATGAGAtagctttttttcatatatgAAATTCAactattaataatatttggATTCAAGGAGGAAACATCAACTTATGTTAGAAGCATTATTTGGCTAAAGCCTCAgaataaaagattttgtAGAACAAGTTTATTTGTCTTTTTACTGTTTCTGTATggaaatattaattaacCATTTTTCAACTTATCATGATTCGTTCTGGATAGCGAACATGTTATGTCTATGGTTTTACATGAtgttaaaataaatggtAGCGATACTTTTTGTTAGGTCGTTTCTGAATTCGAAATTTCtctttatttctttgttgatttttggGGAAATCGACCTCATCATACATTCGCAAAAGCGTGGCTTTGTTGTTGTAATTAAGGGCCTTTAAGTCTATTCCCTTAAACGCTTTGGTTATTAGTGAAAAAAGATCTTTTCGTTTTTGGTCTGTTAAATTTGTGGTCTCCTCCTCGGACGCAGAGAAAGCAGCTGAGTTTGAGGTTTCAGTACCACTGTCAGCTGGTGTTGCTTTTGGAGGAGgatgaaaagcaaaaatacCATTTAGAATTAAAGTTGCTGACGTCTgacaattatttttattaatattatcCGAACCGcttatgtttttttcaaagtacGTCAAATCTTCAACATTTTCTGTTTGTGGAACGAACGGACCTGGCCCactatttaaattatcCCATTTAATGGTTCgaaaaaaaggatgttTTTTGATTTCCTGGTATCCATTGCTACCCAGCCGTTTGTTACAGTCTGGATCCATGAGTTTGGTGATTAAGTCTACCGCCTCCTTTGAGCAGCTTTCTTTCACTCTTTTAGTCCAACCAATATCATTTCTCTCTATGCGAGCCCATATTGCTTTTACAGTATTTGCTTCAAATGGTCGCGTGCCAGTCAACATTTCGAATATCACACAACCCATCGCCCATATATCGCCCATCTGAGTATCAACGCCCATTAAAATTTCTGGAGCCATATAATTTGGCGTCCCtgaaatatcttttttgatgaatgtccggttttcctttttctctAACTGATTCATTAACATGTGTATTGCTGTTTCATCCATGTTATTGATATCAAAGTCAAGTAAATGCTGGACCGAGTCATTGGCATAATCACTATTTTGCTGTGGACTCTCCGCTTTCTCAAGCTCATCAATATTCCCGCGGTAATTTCGAACATATCTTACAAATTCGAATTTTTTAGGTTGAAGCTGCTCATACAAATTTCCATGTTTCTGTTCAAATGACATCCTCTTAGTAAGCTTATAaacctcttttttttcctctacGTTTTCACTCAGTCCGAAGTCTGTAAGCCGAATATGTCCTGTTTCGTCAACCAACATGTTGGCAGGCTTTATGTCGTGATGGATGATTCCATCCTGATGCAAAAGCTCGATAGCATTTAGTAATTCAGCTGCGTACTGGCAAACCCATTGCTCTGGTAACGGTcctaatttttgaataagtGTTTCACAATCTCCTCCATTAAAATAATCCATTACAAGGCATAGGTAGTCCCCAGAATCAAATGCATAATATAATTTCACTGTGTTTGGTCCATATCTTTGGATATGCATGTTACGCTTTTCAAGCAATAgtccttttattttttttaagctatCAAGACTGGATTTTGGAATCATTTTAAGAGCAAAATACTTTCCTGAAGATCTTTTTTTAGCAAGATAAACCCTACCGTATGCCCCTCtgtttatttcttttaaaagtatGAACTCGTCTAATGAGTGAGGAGTATTATCCCCAAATCTCCTATCATTATGGCTTGGGAACTGCATACTTTCGGTAAGAAAATGAACGATCGAGGCATAGAATTTGTTAACAAATTTCTGCCGATTTTTTAGAGGTCTCACATCCAGATCTTCAATTGATCCCTTTACCGCTTTAAAATAATCTATCCTTGTTGTTTTAAAGGTTTTAGACACAATTAAGTCTTTTTCTGTTAAGCGTTCTCCAATCtcaaagtattttttatgtcTTTTTATGGTAGATATACGTTCTGTTCGTTTCTGGATGTCATCGTAAattgaattattattttcaacgTTCCCAAGGGCTAACAGCCTGTTGAAAAACACTGGTCTCTGTTCGGAAAGGTATTGGTTTACGCAAATTAGATTGGACAATTGAGCATTTCCAAAGTACAGACTTCCTTCGATGTTTTCCATCTCAATTGATAGCATATTCAAGGAGTAcgtttgaagaaaatttttaacttcaTTAAACGTTGCTTGATACATTAAAATGTGATTACagagttttattttagacgataaatttttcaaaagaagtGAATGAACATCGTAAAAATAATCCTGGATCTTTGAGGGAACAAGAAAATCATACTCCCAATTCACCAAtgatttttcataaatctCTCGCTTCATGTCTTTCGCGGCagaatttgaaattgtCAAAAACGTTCGATGTTCTAAAtaagcaaaatttttaatggaTTTGTCCAGTTCCTTAACCAAAAAGTTCAGAGAGCTTCTCCATGATCGAATGCGAAACCTCTGTTTTCTGTTTTTCTTCCCGTTGAATACTGTTATGACCGGCAAGGAAAGAAAGGTTTCTTCAACCATATGATTACTACCCGTAGGGAGTTTGTTAACTATGTCTTCTATTTCCAGCTTCTTAcaatttatcaattgtTGTACGGCGAAAACGCGGCGTACGAGATCATTCCAAACAAGGCAAAAATCGCTATGTACCTCAAAGTACCACTCTGGTAAATTATCTTCACACAACGAACATAATTTTCCTGAAGGAGGAGGAACGTGTATATAATTGTATTTGATTATTCCGAGCAAATGATCATGAAGAATGAAGGCACCAATCCCTAACGTGTTAAACAGGATGAAATCCATTTCGTTGATCACGGACCGTTGTggatataaatattttcctGCCCACAAAACCCTTGTATCTTTACCATACAATGAGTCTACTAGAATGCCTCGAAAAAGCATTCTAATATACGTCTTTCCCTCAAATGGAGCTTTGGCTTGTTGAATATAATAATTAGGACTGCGTATTGGATTACATCTGAGAAAAGCAAAGACATGTGCAACTGATATGCTTTTTCTGAAAAGATTATCGGTTGCTTTCTTCATTAAGTGTTCATCATCGCTTTGAAGATACTCATAGAAACTACATTGAAATAAATCTCCTTCGTAGCCGattaattcaaaaaatgcagGATTGGCATATTCCACtattccattttttgacatttcaattttcaGCAGAACTTCGTGGGAAAGTATCCTCTTCAATTGCTCTGGATTAGTCATTGTTTATCATAATTGAACACTTTAAGCTTCTTggtataaaagaaattgtatTCAAAGTTGTGTAAAATCAATGCAAATGGTTCTTACGCGATAGTTTTTCGGCAAAGACTTTTAATAGTTTGTAAGACTcgtataatttaaatacctttttttacttatgAAGCGGAATTGTTGTTGTATACAATGTTTTCGTTATTATAACATCATCAATTTATTACTTGGCTTTATTAAATTCGCCAACTAATATGCTAATTCATAATGAGATCACAATTTGAACGAGCGATTTTTAGCACTTTAATTAGCGACAGGTTCTTTAACAAATATTTGTCGGATGTGAACTGTAGGTGGCATCAATTGGTATTAAGCAGAAAACAACCAAAACCATTGTTACAGCGAATATTGACTAGCGAAAATTAattagttttttaatacatttTATTGTGAGCGACAGAAGTATTTGGtgatttaattcatttGGCGTTGTAATTTAGACAACAGGTGAATAAATAGATGTAGAGTTAATACTTC
This region of Schizosaccharomyces pombe strain 972h- genome assembly, chromosome: II genomic DNA includes:
- a CDS encoding pyridoxamine 5'-phosphate oxidase — its product is MSLAWKNELLKLLKENVDSSGVIHPEYFQLATLPTGNEIYPRNRTVAIRGFVGTGWHKPRPDDVLATDLLVFSTDIASHKAAEIAEQQKNTFPSGPIPNAFEMCGWLPKTMQQIRISGQIWLYTPELADRNEFPADKLIQDHLINSNGRIPEEWSWEEERRRIWELHSPELRASFSTPPSYSKYQGDVKVSPLPSTLTGKEDPGVIEAWKTAWGRFSLVVCEANEVEFLNLTPPPGKRVLHNRDLNTKQWSSTRVNV
- the hac1 gene encoding 2-hydroxyacyl-CoA lyase Hac1 produces the protein MSISFSELVAKTLLDLEVKVVFGIVGIPVIEICEAIQASGIRFVGFRNEQSAAYAATAYGYLTQRPGVCVVVGGPGVVHAMAGVFNSKTNRWPLLLLAGSSETFQQNCGAFQELDQVSYLSPHTKLAVRPPSPKMVVDSIRRAYRVSMTGTPGTCYVDLPANYIESTVDDFPKDPLPPIPSSPKCAPDPTQLQKAAYYLKNAKAPLLVVGKGAAYACAEKQLLEFVEHTGIPFLPSPMGKGLLPESHPLNVSSARSAALRNADVVLLAGARLNWIFQYGLPPKWSPNAKFIQIDTNAETLGNNAADLDLAIWADVGLTIDCLFKLVQTWKYSVGISTPYLRTLNETRSKNEKKALESRKSSIPLQMNYALYVVNEELQSLSLKSKRNITWVSEGANTMDRGRQLLEVTHPRGRLDAGTMSTMGVGMGYAIASAFAHSSDKIVVVEGDSAFGFSAMELETAIRNQLDLLVIVINNNGVYHGLDTDAYETLRDNHQLPTTALGTSIRYDQICEACGGKGFFVKNEEDLRSSLRKAWQTSSVSLINVMVDPEAARKLTFAWMSSTKVKPKL
- the npp1 gene encoding nucleotide pyrophosphatase gives rise to the protein MFSWANIGSNEYLPLKNDRKAYLNQWAKRSGLAIAAICILGILILAIVKLFCFKAIIFPIVGGSFNNGTNVFQSTVIVISLDGFRADYLYRGFTPNLLSLAERNVHVPFLIPSFPSITFPNHYTIVTGLYPESHGIVSNNFFDPVTGKQFVNSMPECNKDPTWWDKGEPIWVNAERNNVRSAVHMWPGNEVENHGYRPTYSDGFNFDTTLREKKDRILEWLDLPDKDRPQLLLAYAPHVDMVGHAFGPDSPELNIIIQEVDIVIGELIEGLKKRNIDKHVNIIFLSDHGMAPTSDNRLIWLDNMFNLSAVAHRDAWPLGGFRGESDLDDEYIYESLVNYSRSSLPSAENWNVYSKKDIPSRWHYSNNERIAPVWMIPDVGWSLVSMLDHSPELEYEPLGVHGYDNLSPVMRALFIASGSSFKNFKGKKLAPFQNTEIYGILSHILDLPAQPNNGTYEGALPLRRNRNSTKEWLLKDIEQAYSKLI
- the ppk31 gene encoding serine/threonine protein kinase Ppk31 produces the protein MTNPEQLKRILSHEVLLKIEMSKNGIVEYANPAFFELIGYEGDLFQCSFYEYLQSDDEHLMKKATDNLFRKSISVAHVFAFLRCNPIRSPNYYIQQAKAPFEGKTYIRMLFRGILVDSLYGKDTRVLWAGKYLYPQRSVINEMDFILFNTLGIGAFILHDHLLGIIKYNYIHVPPPSGKLCSLCEDNLPEWYFEVHSDFCLVWNDLVRRVFAVQQLINCKKLEIEDIVNKLPTGSNHMVEETFLSLPVITVFNGKKNRKQRFRIRSWRSSLNFLVKELDKSIKNFAYLEHRTFLTISNSAAKDMKREIYEKSLVNWEYDFLVPSKIQDYFYDVHSLLLKNLSSKIKLCNHILMYQATFNEVKNFLQTYSLNMLSIEMENIEGSLYFGNAQLSNLICVNQYLSEQRPVFFNRLLALGNVENNNSIYDDIQKRTERISTIKRHKKYFEIGERLTEKDLIVSKTFKTTRIDYFKAVKGSIEDLDVRPLKNRQKFVNKFYASIVHFLTESMQFPSHNDRRFGDNTPHSLDEFILLKEINRGAYGRVYLAKKRSSGKYFALKMIPKSSLDSLKKIKGLLLEKRNMHIQRYGPNTVKLYYAFDSGDYLCLVMDYFNGGDCETLIQKLGPLPEQWVCQYAAELLNAIELLHQDGIIHHDIKPANMLVDETGHIRLTDFGLSENVEEKKEVYKLTKRMSFEQKHGNLYEQLQPKKFEFVRYVRNYRGNIDELEKAESPQQNSDYANDSVQHLLDFDINNMDETAIHMLMNQLEKKENRTFIKKDISGTPNYMAPEILMGVDTQMGDIWAMGCVIFEMLTGTRPFEANTVKAIWARIERNDIGWTKRVKESCSKEAVDLITKLMDPDCNKRLGSNGYQEIKKHPFFRTIKWDNLNSGPGPFVPQTENVEDLTYFEKNISGSDNINKNNCQTSATLILNGIFAFHPPPKATPADSGTETSNSAAFSASEEETTNLTDQKRKDLFSLITKAFKGIDLKALNYNNKATLLRMYDEVDFPKNQQRNKEKFRIQKRPNKKYRYHLF